A region of Paenibacillus thiaminolyticus DNA encodes the following proteins:
- a CDS encoding M42 family metallopeptidase yields the protein MNQPHSLSSQPLRADIDENYVASVLMELLNTPSPTGYTHHVMKRIEVEATQLGYSFELTRKGCGVIRVPGSNRDSGKVIGLSAHVDTLGAMVRSVHSDGTLRLTSVGGFMMQSMENEYCQIHTRSGKVYTGTIMSNHPSVHVYSDARDYRREEANMIVRIDEPVHSKQDTEQLGIRTGDYVSFDARPLRLPNGYIKSRHLDDKASVSALFGMLESMKRTGWQPHHDTVIFITNYEEIGHGASYIPQEITEMIAIDMGCIGDDLACKETDVSICAKDSSGPYDYMMTGRLIALAEREGIDYAVDVYPHYGSDASAALRGGNNIRAALIGPGVHASHAMERTHLKAVLNTARLAAAYITEA from the coding sequence ATGAATCAACCACACTCCCTGTCATCCCAGCCGCTGCGCGCTGACATTGATGAGAACTATGTCGCCTCTGTGCTAATGGAGCTGCTGAATACTCCGTCTCCGACGGGCTACACCCATCATGTCATGAAGCGAATTGAAGTGGAAGCCACGCAGCTCGGGTACTCCTTCGAACTGACGCGCAAAGGCTGCGGCGTGATTCGCGTTCCCGGCTCGAACCGAGACAGCGGCAAGGTCATCGGCTTGTCTGCTCACGTCGATACGCTGGGCGCTATGGTCCGTTCGGTTCATAGCGACGGCACGCTCCGCCTCACTTCCGTAGGCGGATTCATGATGCAGTCGATGGAGAATGAATACTGCCAAATTCATACCCGCAGCGGCAAAGTCTATACGGGCACGATCATGAGCAATCATCCGTCTGTGCACGTATACTCGGATGCCCGCGACTACCGCCGCGAGGAAGCGAACATGATCGTTCGCATCGACGAGCCGGTTCACTCGAAGCAGGATACGGAGCAGCTCGGCATCCGAACCGGGGATTACGTATCGTTCGACGCCCGCCCGTTACGGCTTCCGAACGGCTATATCAAATCCCGCCATCTGGATGACAAAGCGAGCGTCTCCGCCCTGTTCGGCATGCTGGAGAGCATGAAGCGCACAGGCTGGCAGCCTCACCATGACACCGTCATCTTTATTACCAATTATGAAGAAATTGGCCATGGCGCTTCATATATTCCCCAGGAAATAACCGAAATGATCGCCATCGACATGGGGTGCATCGGCGATGATCTGGCTTGCAAGGAAACCGACGTCTCGATCTGCGCCAAAGATTCGTCCGGCCCTTACGATTACATGATGACGGGCCGGCTGATTGCATTGGCTGAACGGGAAGGCATCGATTACGCCGTTGACGTCTATCCGCACTACGGTTCGGACGCATCCGCGGCGCTGCGCGGCGGCAATAATATTCGCGCCGCGCTCATCGGTCCGGGCGTCCATGCGTCCCATGCGATGGAGCGCACGCATTTGAAGGCCGTGTTGAACACGGCCCGGCTCGCTGCCGCGTATATTACCGAAGCATAA
- a CDS encoding acryloyl-CoA reductase, whose amino-acid sequence MKEQFSALVVDQTADGNVYTAVRERTLADLPEGAVTIRVAYSGVNFKDALACSADGHIVKTYPFVPGIDLSGIVAASDDPRFTPGQRVLVTGYELGVSHFGGLSEYARVPGDWIVPVPEALSLRDAMAFGTAGLTAAMAVERLERHGLRPGDGPVLVTGASGGVGSLAIAMLAQLGCEVVAASGKPGLSDALRQLGAASVVSRDDWRPERPRALDKQRWAGVVDVCGGGILAAAVASTKYGGAVAATGMTAGGDWPASVFPFILRGITLYGIDSVYAPHELRLKLWSRMASDWRDAVHFAGWVQELGLEDVPAYVRTMREGGISGRAVVRLSGDGE is encoded by the coding sequence ATGAAAGAACAATTCTCTGCCCTGGTCGTCGACCAGACCGCGGACGGCAATGTCTACACCGCCGTGCGCGAGCGGACGCTTGCCGATCTGCCGGAGGGCGCCGTAACGATACGCGTCGCCTATTCGGGCGTCAACTTCAAGGATGCCCTCGCCTGCTCGGCGGACGGGCATATCGTCAAGACCTACCCGTTCGTACCGGGCATCGATCTGTCCGGCATCGTCGCCGCCAGCGATGATCCGCGCTTCACGCCGGGACAACGCGTCCTCGTCACCGGATATGAGCTCGGCGTGTCGCATTTCGGCGGATTGAGCGAATATGCGCGCGTTCCCGGCGATTGGATCGTGCCGGTGCCGGAAGCGCTCAGCCTGCGCGATGCGATGGCCTTCGGCACGGCCGGGCTGACGGCGGCAATGGCCGTCGAGCGCCTGGAGCGGCACGGCCTGCGCCCTGGCGACGGACCGGTGCTCGTCACCGGCGCCAGCGGCGGCGTTGGCTCGCTGGCGATCGCCATGCTGGCGCAGCTTGGCTGCGAGGTCGTCGCAGCCAGCGGCAAGCCGGGGCTAAGCGATGCGCTCCGGCAGCTCGGAGCCGCCAGCGTCGTATCTCGCGACGACTGGCGGCCGGAACGCCCGCGCGCGCTGGACAAGCAGCGCTGGGCCGGCGTCGTGGACGTCTGCGGAGGCGGCATCCTGGCCGCCGCAGTCGCTTCCACGAAGTATGGCGGCGCGGTGGCCGCCACGGGCATGACGGCGGGCGGAGATTGGCCCGCGAGCGTCTTCCCATTCATCCTGCGGGGCATCACGCTGTACGGCATCGACTCCGTCTATGCGCCGCATGAGCTGCGATTGAAGCTGTGGAGCCGCATGGCCTCCGATTGGCGCGATGCCGTTCACTTCGCTGGCTGGGTGCAGGAGCTCGGCCTGGAAGACGTGCCGGCTTATGTGCGGACCATGAGAGAAGGCGGCATTTCCGGCCGGGCCGTCGTCCGGCTGAGCGGAGACGGAGAATAG
- a CDS encoding STM3941 family protein, with translation MESTHSYPGSEELYPSKRKMIPILLGSALFVAAGIFLMNAEEGFAVAVGAICVCFFAVTLAYSLWRILAPRPSLILHEQGFVDNASLSSAGEVRWEEVTDIIVYPFMSQRFIGIKVEKPERVLAHLPSWKRALLRANRGMVESTVNLPVAAFSDPLDDVARKLLERWEQYKRAQGRA, from the coding sequence TTGGAATCGACGCATTCGTATCCCGGATCCGAAGAGTTGTATCCGAGCAAGCGCAAAATGATTCCTATCCTGCTCGGCTCGGCGCTGTTCGTCGCGGCAGGGATATTCCTCATGAATGCCGAGGAAGGCTTTGCGGTCGCGGTAGGGGCCATCTGCGTCTGCTTCTTCGCCGTAACGCTCGCCTATTCCCTGTGGCGCATTCTCGCACCGCGCCCTTCCCTTATCCTGCATGAGCAGGGGTTCGTGGATAATGCCTCGCTCAGCAGCGCAGGCGAGGTGAGATGGGAGGAAGTGACTGATATTATCGTCTATCCATTCATGAGTCAACGCTTCATCGGCATCAAGGTCGAGAAGCCTGAGCGAGTGCTGGCCCATCTTCCATCCTGGAAGCGTGCGCTTCTTCGCGCTAATCGCGGCATGGTCGAGTCGACGGTGAATCTTCCCGTCGCGGCGTTCTCGGACCCGCTGGACGACGTGGCCCGGAAGCTGCTCGAACGGTGGGAGCAGTACAAGCGGGCCCAGGGTCGGGCATAG
- a CDS encoding ABC-F family ATP-binding cassette domain-containing protein, with the protein MHIMTIEELGKSYGDKILFRDVSFGIEEGDRFGIIGVNGTGKSTFLRTIAGWEQPEQGKVLAGSQITIRFVPQEPEFDPEATILDQVLGGDAPDMTAVRVYTEALERAAQRPDDEAAQAAFIRATDDMDRLQAWQLESEAKSILSRLGLDQFGAKMGELSGGQRKRVALAAALIHPSDLLLLDEPTNHIDNDTVTWLETMLQKRSGALLMITHDRYFLDRVANRIVELDRGRAFFYEANYSRFLELKADREARDAASEDKRQNLLRQELAWIRRGARARTTKQKARIERFEALQRQEGPGQNGQVDISAASARLGKKIMELDEVEARLADRPLFQGLSYIAVPEDRIGIIGPNGSGKSTLLRIIAGEREPDGGSIVLGPTVRIGFFTQEHAEMDESMRVIEYIREAAETVRTADGNSITAAQMLERFLFEPAMQWAVIGKLSGGEKRRLQLLRMLMEAPNVLLLDEPTNDLDVQTLAVLEDYLDEFPGVVIAVSHDRYFLDRVAERIWSFEEGAIRQHVGNYSEYMEWTSRHGKEADEPKPKAQTPAEGASSGRSERPDRKPRLKMSYKEEREYERIEDDIMEAEERIEQIQRDMELAFSDSARLQELMKEESEAQQRLEALMERWTYLSELAEQIEAEKQK; encoded by the coding sequence ATGCACATCATGACGATTGAAGAGCTGGGCAAAAGCTATGGCGATAAAATACTGTTCCGGGACGTATCCTTCGGCATTGAGGAAGGGGATCGGTTCGGCATTATCGGCGTCAACGGGACGGGGAAATCGACCTTCCTGCGGACAATAGCGGGCTGGGAGCAGCCTGAGCAGGGAAAAGTGCTGGCCGGCAGCCAGATTACAATCCGCTTCGTGCCGCAGGAGCCGGAATTCGATCCGGAGGCGACCATTCTGGATCAGGTGTTGGGCGGAGATGCTCCCGACATGACGGCGGTGCGCGTATATACGGAAGCGCTGGAACGGGCCGCCCAACGGCCGGACGATGAAGCGGCGCAGGCGGCCTTCATCCGGGCGACCGATGATATGGATCGGCTGCAGGCCTGGCAGCTGGAGAGCGAGGCGAAGTCAATTCTATCACGGCTTGGGCTGGATCAATTCGGTGCCAAGATGGGGGAGCTGTCCGGCGGCCAGCGCAAGCGCGTCGCCCTTGCGGCGGCGCTCATCCATCCGTCGGATCTGCTTCTGCTTGACGAGCCGACGAACCATATCGACAACGACACGGTCACTTGGCTGGAGACGATGCTGCAGAAGCGAAGCGGCGCGCTGCTGATGATTACGCATGACCGCTATTTCCTGGATCGGGTAGCGAACCGGATCGTGGAGCTGGATCGGGGACGGGCGTTCTTCTATGAAGCCAATTATTCGCGTTTCCTGGAGCTCAAGGCAGACCGTGAAGCGCGGGATGCGGCGTCGGAGGACAAGCGTCAGAACCTGCTCCGCCAGGAGCTAGCCTGGATCCGGCGCGGCGCAAGAGCGCGGACGACGAAGCAGAAGGCCCGGATCGAGCGCTTCGAGGCGCTGCAGAGGCAGGAAGGGCCGGGACAGAACGGGCAAGTGGATATCTCGGCAGCCTCCGCCCGCCTCGGGAAAAAAATTATGGAGCTGGACGAAGTCGAGGCCCGGCTGGCGGATCGGCCGCTGTTCCAGGGACTGAGCTATATCGCCGTGCCGGAGGACCGCATCGGCATTATCGGCCCGAACGGAAGCGGGAAGTCGACGCTGCTGCGCATCATAGCCGGCGAGCGCGAGCCTGACGGCGGTTCGATCGTGCTCGGGCCAACCGTTCGCATCGGCTTCTTCACCCAGGAGCATGCGGAGATGGACGAGTCGATGCGGGTAATCGAATATATCCGCGAAGCGGCCGAGACGGTTCGCACCGCAGACGGCAATTCGATTACGGCGGCGCAAATGCTGGAACGGTTCCTGTTCGAGCCTGCGATGCAGTGGGCCGTAATCGGTAAGCTGTCCGGGGGCGAGAAGCGTCGCTTACAGCTGCTTCGTATGCTGATGGAAGCGCCGAATGTGCTGCTGCTCGATGAGCCGACGAACGATCTGGATGTGCAGACGCTTGCCGTGCTGGAAGATTATTTGGACGAATTCCCGGGCGTCGTCATCGCGGTTTCTCATGATCGCTATTTCCTGGATCGGGTGGCTGAACGGATCTGGTCGTTCGAAGAGGGCGCTATCCGTCAGCATGTCGGGAACTATAGCGAGTATATGGAATGGACATCACGGCACGGGAAGGAGGCCGACGAGCCGAAGCCGAAGGCGCAGACGCCGGCGGAAGGGGCCTCGTCTGGCAGATCGGAACGGCCGGACCGGAAGCCGAGATTAAAAATGTCTTACAAGGAAGAACGCGAATATGAGCGGATTGAAGACGACATCATGGAGGCGGAGGAGCGCATTGAGCAGATCCAGCGGGATATGGAGCTGGCCTTCAGCGATTCTGCGCGGCTGCAGGAATTGATGAAGGAAGAGAGCGAGGCCCAGCAGCGGCTTGAAGCGCTGATGGAGCGGTGGACTTATTTGAGCGAGCTGGCGGAACAGATCGAGGCGGAGAAGCAGAAATAA
- a CDS encoding TetR/AcrR family transcriptional regulator — translation MSYGQSDKLHLILDAAYELFGANGFYETKMSDIAEKAGIAKGTIYIYFKSKEELFTAMSVRDFEQYLRELDYGLSQAGSLEDGLRFAADHHLRYYFRRRQYTNLFFKSPNKDPDMMQALCKFMQRYIEAMAGLMRRFELPEPVLHAKSYTGMLDMMKMDMLFSSEFTEQDMEQRIRFVADLFIHGCPAAGTA, via the coding sequence ATGAGTTACGGGCAAAGCGACAAACTGCATCTGATCTTGGATGCGGCCTATGAGCTTTTCGGTGCCAATGGCTTCTATGAGACGAAGATGTCGGATATTGCCGAGAAAGCCGGCATTGCCAAAGGAACGATTTATATTTATTTCAAAAGCAAAGAAGAATTGTTCACGGCCATGTCGGTCCGTGATTTTGAACAATATTTGCGCGAGCTCGATTACGGCTTGAGCCAGGCCGGTTCGCTGGAGGACGGGCTGCGCTTCGCTGCGGATCATCATCTGCGCTATTATTTCAGACGGAGACAGTATACGAATCTGTTCTTCAAGTCGCCGAACAAAGATCCCGATATGATGCAGGCGCTGTGCAAGTTCATGCAACGCTACATCGAGGCGATGGCAGGCCTGATGCGGCGCTTCGAGCTGCCCGAGCCGGTGCTTCATGCGAAGTCGTATACGGGGATGCTGGACATGATGAAGATGGACATGCTGTTCTCCTCTGAGTTCACCGAGCAAGATATGGAGCAGCGCATCCGCTTCGTCGCTGATTTGTTCATTCACGGCTGCCCGGCAGCGGGAACCGCTTGA
- a CDS encoding DUF92 domain-containing protein — protein MIQEAIGWHTSWGPWIIGLLGSLLVAGAAWWKKSLTGSGAAAAIVMGTIYCGSGGLIWFGLLLTFFVTSTLWSKWKKRAKGRFEDNYEKTGTRDAGQVFANGGLGLILCLAYIIAPHPAWVALFVGAMASVNADTWATEIGSLSRRPPRSIVTGRVVPPGTSGGVSLLGTTASAAGAFVIGVAAAVFLLLDPLQTGPETSFRALFVLLLAGTLGGLAGALLDSLLGATLQAGYCCPQCDADTERTSHCGNATKLVRGYRWLTNDRVNLLCSCAGAAVSCLIWLLAGG, from the coding sequence TTGATACAGGAAGCTATCGGATGGCATACGAGCTGGGGTCCCTGGATTATCGGGCTGCTGGGAAGTCTGCTGGTGGCCGGGGCCGCATGGTGGAAGAAGTCGTTAACCGGATCCGGCGCCGCGGCGGCCATTGTGATGGGGACGATCTATTGCGGCAGCGGCGGGCTGATCTGGTTCGGATTGCTGCTTACTTTTTTTGTGACGTCGACGCTATGGTCCAAGTGGAAGAAGAGAGCGAAGGGGCGCTTCGAGGATAATTATGAAAAGACAGGGACCCGGGATGCAGGCCAGGTCTTCGCCAATGGAGGCTTGGGCCTGATCCTCTGTCTTGCCTATATTATCGCGCCCCATCCCGCTTGGGTCGCCCTCTTCGTCGGGGCGATGGCCTCGGTGAACGCCGATACATGGGCGACCGAGATCGGCAGTCTGAGCCGCCGCCCGCCGCGATCGATCGTGACCGGCCGAGTCGTTCCCCCGGGAACGTCCGGCGGTGTATCCCTGCTTGGCACGACGGCGTCGGCGGCGGGAGCCTTCGTTATCGGAGTGGCCGCAGCCGTCTTCCTGCTGCTCGATCCGCTGCAGACCGGGCCGGAGACGTCCTTCCGCGCCCTGTTCGTTCTGCTGCTCGCCGGGACGCTGGGGGGCTTGGCCGGGGCGCTGCTCGACTCCCTGCTGGGCGCGACCCTGCAGGCAGGCTACTGCTGCCCGCAGTGCGATGCGGACACGGAACGGACCTCGCATTGCGGAAATGCGACGAAGCTCGTGCGCGGCTACCGCTGGCTCACTAACGATCGGGTGAATCTGCTCTGTTCCTGCGCCGGCGCGGCCGTCTCCTGTCTCATCTGGTTGCTGGCCGGAGGCTAA
- a CDS encoding fumarylacetoacetate hydrolase family protein, whose protein sequence is MSNHRGMMSDGRQVRNVYCIGRNYRLHAAELGNAVPEQPMVFLKPSHAVITMETDTMLPLPLDRGAVHHEVELVLRIGRRVKPGMTAAEAVDAFGLGIDFTLRDVQDILKQKGHPWLAAKGVLNSAPVTRVLPFPGTETLERTIFAMHNNGRLVQEGRAEEMLFSLDTLIEYTARHYGLGEGDLLFTGTPAGVGPVQAGDRLELSWDGELLGSCVIAAQI, encoded by the coding sequence ATGAGCAATCATAGAGGAATGATGAGCGACGGGCGCCAGGTGCGCAATGTATATTGCATCGGGCGGAACTATCGGCTGCATGCGGCTGAATTGGGCAATGCGGTTCCCGAGCAGCCGATGGTGTTCTTGAAGCCTTCCCATGCGGTGATAACGATGGAGACGGATACGATGCTGCCGCTCCCGCTCGACCGCGGGGCGGTCCATCATGAGGTGGAGCTGGTGCTTCGCATCGGACGCCGGGTCAAGCCGGGCATGACGGCTGCGGAAGCAGTCGACGCCTTTGGCCTCGGCATTGATTTTACGCTGCGCGACGTACAGGACATCCTGAAGCAGAAGGGCCATCCGTGGCTGGCGGCCAAGGGCGTGCTGAACTCGGCCCCGGTCACCCGTGTTCTGCCTTTTCCGGGCACGGAGACGCTGGAACGGACGATCTTCGCGATGCATAACAACGGCCGCCTCGTGCAGGAGGGGCGTGCGGAGGAGATGCTGTTCTCCCTCGATACGCTGATCGAATATACGGCCCGCCATTATGGGCTCGGAGAAGGGGATCTCCTCTTCACGGGAACGCCGGCAGGGGTAGGCCCGGTACAGGCGGGGGATCGCTTGGAATTAAGCTGGGACGGAGAACTCCTGGGCTCCTGCGTCATCGCGGCGCAGATTTGA
- a CDS encoding CapA family protein encodes MRQSRKEPEGRVRRRRRRPLLVLNIVLAAIVAGTVYAGWQQGWLPGEPAEGPRPPAASSGGEAAAPEKPASGLPGQEADGPDGSSPGDADGQEAGTGTEHPDQDASLPGSGPEEEPRVRLAFAGDVMTAGRVEGVVKEYGYDFPFVHAKRWFQEADIAAVNLETPLTVRGVPAQDKEFVYKSSPRTAQAMSDAGIDLVNLANNHSMDQGEEGLLDTFAALRDVHLPYIGAGHDAEEAFTPVLLESQGIKLAFLGFTRVVPEVSWYAGKNKPGLATTYDGMKEKAAEAVAMAKEQADLVVVIAHWGTEKVDFPEDYQRELARLYIDAGADLIVGGHPHVLQGLEQYKGKWIAYSLGNFIFTRAVQPVTWETAILQAECTKQGQCELAVIPFYTELGQAVPLEGEAGQAVLQRVESISEQVSIDAEGRVTHMKK; translated from the coding sequence TTGAGACAATCGCGGAAGGAACCCGAAGGGCGCGTGCGAAGGAGACGGCGCCGCCCGCTGCTTGTCCTGAATATCGTGCTGGCGGCCATCGTCGCCGGAACGGTATACGCCGGTTGGCAGCAGGGATGGCTGCCCGGCGAACCGGCGGAAGGGCCGCGGCCGCCGGCGGCCTCCTCCGGAGGGGAAGCGGCAGCGCCGGAGAAGCCGGCGAGCGGGCTGCCCGGCCAAGAGGCGGATGGGCCAGACGGTTCATCCCCCGGCGATGCCGACGGCCAAGAGGCGGGAACGGGTACGGAGCATCCCGATCAAGATGCGTCTCTTCCGGGGAGCGGGCCAGAGGAGGAGCCGCGCGTCCGCCTCGCCTTCGCCGGCGACGTGATGACGGCGGGACGCGTGGAGGGTGTCGTGAAGGAGTATGGGTACGACTTTCCTTTTGTGCACGCCAAGCGTTGGTTCCAGGAAGCGGATATCGCCGCGGTCAATCTGGAGACGCCGCTGACCGTGCGGGGAGTCCCGGCGCAGGACAAGGAATTCGTCTACAAGTCATCGCCGCGCACGGCACAGGCGATGAGCGATGCGGGCATTGACCTCGTCAACCTGGCCAACAACCATTCGATGGATCAAGGGGAAGAGGGGCTGCTGGATACGTTCGCCGCGTTAAGGGACGTTCATCTTCCTTATATCGGAGCGGGGCATGATGCAGAGGAAGCCTTCACTCCGGTTCTGCTCGAGAGCCAGGGCATCAAGCTCGCTTTCCTCGGGTTCACGCGCGTCGTTCCGGAAGTAAGCTGGTATGCAGGCAAGAACAAGCCGGGGCTGGCGACAACCTATGACGGGATGAAGGAGAAGGCGGCGGAAGCGGTCGCGATGGCGAAGGAGCAGGCGGATCTTGTTGTGGTCATTGCGCATTGGGGCACGGAGAAGGTGGACTTCCCGGAGGACTACCAACGTGAGCTCGCTCGCCTGTATATTGATGCGGGCGCCGACCTGATCGTGGGAGGACATCCGCACGTCCTGCAAGGCCTGGAGCAGTACAAGGGCAAATGGATTGCATATAGTCTGGGGAACTTTATTTTTACGCGGGCCGTCCAGCCCGTGACATGGGAGACCGCCATTTTGCAGGCGGAATGCACGAAGCAGGGCCAATGCGAGCTGGCCGTCATTCCGTTCTATACCGAACTGGGGCAGGCCGTTCCGCTAGAAGGGGAAGCGGGACAGGCGGTGCTGCAGCGCGTGGAGAGCATATCGGAACAGGTATCCATCGACGCGGAGGGACGCGTGACGCATATGAAGAAGTGA
- the hemG gene encoding protoporphyrinogen oxidase, with translation MKALRKLVVIGGGITGLSAAFYALKQADEEGQPISVTIIEQSDRLGGKIQTLRKEGCVIEKGPDSFLARKLPMIDLARDLGMDSELVATNPHAKKTYILRRGKLYRMPPGLVLGIPTELGPFAKTGLISPWGKLRAAMDLFIKPHPADEDESVGAFLDRRLGREVTEHIAEPLLAGIYAGDLQALSLQATFPQFAQVERKHGGLIRGMKASRQAGQSVPGLPDVAKGTMFLTFRNGLTSLVERLEETLRDRAELCLGIGAEGFEKREDGTYLVRLSDGSRLQADAVIVTTPSYHAASLLEEHVDASALQAIRHVSVANVVSVFDRKQVNNQFDGTGFVISRREGRAITACTWTSVKWPHTSRGDKLIIRCYIGRAGDEERVDWPDEALKRTVRSELRELLDIDIDPEFVEITRLRHSMPQYPVGHVQAIRSLRDEVGRTLPGVFLAGQPYEGVGMPDCVRSGRDAAEAAVSAMQAMSTEPEAPAEDAATGTAG, from the coding sequence ATGAAAGCTCTGCGGAAACTTGTCGTTATCGGTGGCGGAATTACGGGATTGAGCGCGGCGTTCTATGCGCTGAAGCAGGCGGATGAAGAGGGGCAGCCCATCTCCGTTACCATCATAGAGCAATCGGACCGTCTCGGCGGGAAGATACAGACCCTGCGGAAGGAAGGGTGTGTCATTGAGAAAGGCCCGGACTCCTTCCTCGCCCGGAAGCTGCCGATGATCGATTTGGCGCGCGACCTCGGAATGGATTCTGAATTGGTCGCCACGAATCCGCATGCCAAAAAAACATATATATTGCGCCGGGGCAAGCTGTACCGGATGCCGCCCGGCCTCGTGCTGGGCATCCCGACGGAGCTGGGGCCGTTCGCGAAGACAGGGCTCATCTCCCCGTGGGGGAAGCTGCGCGCGGCTATGGATCTGTTCATCAAGCCGCATCCGGCGGATGAAGATGAATCCGTTGGCGCGTTCCTGGACAGACGGCTCGGACGCGAAGTGACGGAGCATATTGCCGAGCCGCTGCTTGCCGGCATTTATGCCGGAGATTTGCAGGCGCTGAGCCTGCAGGCCACCTTCCCGCAGTTCGCGCAGGTGGAGCGGAAGCACGGTGGCCTGATACGCGGAATGAAGGCGAGCCGCCAAGCAGGCCAATCGGTACCGGGGCTGCCGGATGTCGCCAAAGGAACGATGTTCCTGACATTCCGCAACGGCTTGACCTCGCTCGTCGAACGGCTGGAGGAGACGCTGCGGGACCGGGCCGAATTGTGCCTTGGCATCGGCGCGGAAGGATTCGAGAAGCGGGAGGACGGAACGTATCTGGTGCGCTTGAGCGATGGGAGCAGGCTGCAGGCGGATGCCGTCATCGTGACGACGCCTTCGTATCATGCGGCATCCTTGCTCGAGGAGCATGTCGATGCGAGCGCCTTGCAGGCGATCCGTCATGTATCCGTCGCGAATGTCGTCAGCGTGTTCGATCGCAAGCAGGTCAATAATCAGTTCGACGGCACAGGGTTCGTCATCTCGCGCCGGGAAGGCCGGGCGATTACGGCCTGCACGTGGACCTCGGTGAAGTGGCCGCATACGAGCCGCGGGGACAAGCTTATTATCCGCTGCTACATTGGCCGGGCCGGTGACGAGGAACGGGTGGACTGGCCGGACGAGGCGCTCAAGCGGACGGTGCGCAGCGAGCTGCGGGAGCTGCTTGATATCGATATCGACCCGGAGTTCGTCGAGATTACGCGCCTTCGCCACTCGATGCCCCAGTATCCGGTCGGCCATGTGCAGGCGATCCGCTCGCTGAGGGACGAGGTGGGGCGCACGCTCCCAGGCGTGTTCCTGGCAGGACAGCCGTACGAAGGGGTCGGCATGCCCGATTGCGTTCGCAGCGGCCGCGATGCGGCGGAAGCCGCGGTTAGCGCGATGCAGGCCATGAGTACGGAGCCAGAGGCGCCAGCCGAGGATGCCGCTACTGGAACGGCGGGGTAA